GGCCGCCAATTAAAACGTCTACTATGGTAAGGGCACCATCGGAAAGCAGCGCCTCGCGCTCGGGGTAGTTGTCGCCCGCAGCGGCAGCGCTTTCAAGGTTATTAAGGGTGCCAATGGCGTTGGCAATGCCCAGCGGTATGGCCGAAATAAGAATGGGCGCTACCTCGATGGCGTGGCCACCAGCGCCAAATAGCGTGCGTAGGCCCTCCCAAAAAATACCTACAGCCGGATAAGGCATACCAAAACCCACACCGGCAAAAGAGGTTACTAAATTATCCCAGCTTTTAAAGCCGGTAATCCAACCGGTAGCTACCCCAAAAATCACCATCCATACGGCTACAGGCATTCCTAAAGGAAATTTCTTTTTGCCTAAAAAGCCCAGCACAGCAATACCAAGTCCTACAATACCAATGTAAGGCAAGCCCCACATTTGGGCGATAGGTGCCATAGCAATAAGGGTAAGCGAAAGACCGGCCGCATTACCTAGCATAGCGGCGCGTGGCATTTTAGAGCGAACGGTACGGGCAAAAGGAGCCACGACAATTTCGACAATCCCCTCTAAAAAACACCACGCTAAGGCTACACCCCAAGCCAGCATATAGTTACCGCCGGTGGCTAACATAACGGGGTTAGCAACTACAAAAGTTACGACAAACATATGGCCAACTGATGGGCCAAAGGGTAAGGCGCAAACTTCGGGGTTCCCAGTTTTTTTGGCGGTGCGTTTGGCAAACCAAGCCCAATAAAAGTTACCTAAGGCTACTCCTAGCCCTACAGCCGGTAACATACGGCCGACAACCAGATAGGCCGGTATACCAATACCTATCATTAAAGAGGCCATAACCATAAAATTTGTTACAATATTAACAAATAAACCCATAAAGCCGCTAAACTCATTTTTATTAAACAAGTTTTTAGATGATAACGCTAAATTCATATCTCCCTCCTAATTCAATTCTATTTAATAGCCAGCAAGGCTTTTTCAAAGACCTCTAAAGGCATATTTACTAATCCGGCACCCACTATGCCATGCCCGGCTATTTTATGGGCAATACCAGTGTTAATAATAGGTTCTATCCCCGTTTCTAACACCTTAAGCACATCTATGCCGGTAGGTGAGCCGATAAAATTTAAGGTAGGTATGGTATAACTTTGGCTTTCGCCTAAGGTAATTTTAGCCATATCTTGGGTAAATTTAATGGCATCTTGCACTGTGCCGCCTACCAATTGGGTCATCGGCAGGGCTGCTGCCATCGCAAAAGCGCCGATACCGGCGGTTTCGGTAATAGCCGAATCGCCCATGTCGGGGTTGGCATCTTCTTCGGTGTAACCGGGAAAATATTTACCACGCACCATTGGGGCTTTTACGGTAAACCACTGGTCGCCGGTACCGCTGGTTTGTATGCCAACTTCTGTGCCATTACGCGCCATTACCGTTACTAGGGTAGAGTGCTCTATGCCTTTAGCGGCATCCATCGTGGCTTTGCTGGCGGCCATTGCAAAATTTAAAAAGTACCAGTTGTTATGCAGCATAGTATAAGATAATTTAATTAAAACATCGTAAGGGGTGTTAGCCTTAGCCAGTTCCGGCATTAAAGTTTTCCAAAGTTGGCCGGTGGCGGCGATAAGCCTATTGTGGCAATCGTCGCCCATATGCAAAGCCTGAGCGATGATAGTGCGCAGGTTAATCCCTTCGCCGCGTACCTGTAAGGCTTTTTTCATAGTGGGTAACATAACATCACGTAAAAAGCGTAAGTTTTCTTGAGTATCTTCACCAAAGGCCCCAAAAGAAAAAGGCTTGCCTTTCCCCTCCGAGTTAAAAGGTGAGTAGGCTATATTGCCATTTTCTATGTTGGTAATAACAATAACCGGCATATTGGCCGAAAAAACACCTGTCATGGGGCCTACGGCATTTAAGTGGTGGCAAGGCACAAAGTTCATAGAAGGGGCTACCTTACGTGCTTCTTCCTCATTGGTTGCCTTACCTTCGTAGATAAGCGCGCCAATTACCGCACCCTGCATAGGGCCGCACATCTTCTCCCAAGTAACCGGCGGGCCGGCATGGGCGATAGTGTTGTCGGTAAAACCCGGTATAACGTCTTTGGCAAAACCTACATCGGTCCATGTGGGCTGGGCGGCTAATACCTTTGCTAAGGCTTTAGCATTGGCGGCATCAATTAAATCTTTTTTTTGCAGTACCAATTTAAGTTTATCATTTATCTCGGTTTTACCGCCGGCAGGAGGCCGCCAATCTAGCTGTACCACTTCTACATCGTTTTTTTGTAATTCTTGGGCAAAAATTTCTAGCCCGGCATTAATAACTTTAAGTTTTTCGTTAAGCAAATTGTTAGCCATTATGCACCCCCATTAATTTTGTTGATAATTTGCAAACTTAGCTCTGCGGCATATTGGTTAGATGGCAGTACAAAAATGCCAACCTCTTCTAATTTTTTTACTTGCCCACTCTTTACTTGCGGGTCATTTTCTGTGCCGGTTACACTGGCAATAACTATCTTATGATTTTTAATTTTGCCTTTAGCACTGGCTACAGCTTTGGCCAGCTCGCCGGCGGGGTCTTCGTGGCTGCCATAACCTAGTACCACATCGCACAAAATAACCGCTACATCATCATTTACAAAAGCCTCTTCGATAAAAGCTTTACGGTTGGTAGGGTCTATCATAGGGTGCAAAGCCCCGCGTGTATATTCATCATCACCTAAGTCGAGGATTTCGGCTTTTAGTCCCTTTAAGATGTGTTTAGCTTCGCTGGCTAAAGTGCCGCCGGTAAAGAGGCCTTTAATGGCTTTTTGGCCGGCTTCTAGTTTGGTTATATGTCCTAAAATATCTTCACGGCTTTCGCGTTGGTACAGGTGAATGGCTTCATCGGCTTTACTGACTTGGGACAAAGCAAGGGCCTTCGCCGCCGCCTCTTCGATGGTACCGGCCACATAAATGTTGTCTGCAATCTTTTGCGATTTTTCTCCCAAAAAAGCCAGTACAGCCGGTTTTTTAGCGGTTTTTACGGCTTCTATAACCTTTTGAGCTACCTCCTGTGCCGGTGGTTTAGAGATAATAGCAATAACTTTGGTGGCTTCATCTTTTTCCATAAGTTTTAAAGCCGCTAAGGTGGTGCGCGCCGCTACCTCTTTAGATAAATCGCGCCCGCCGGTGCCAATGGCGTGGGTAATGCCGGCACTAAAGTTATCTAGCAGCACCGTAAACTCTTGTGTGCCGGTGCCGCTAGCGCCAATCACCCCAATATCGCCCTTATTTATGTGGTTAGCAAAACATAGCGGTACACCGCCAATAATAGCCGTACCGCAATCGGGGCCCATTACTAATAAATCTTTGCTGATGGCATAATCTTTGATAGCTATCTCATCTTCTAGTAAGACATTATCACTAAACAACATAACATTTAAGCCTTGCGATAAAGCATTTAAAGTTTGCACTGCAGCATAAGTGCCCGGTACAGAGATAATAGCCAAATTTGCATCAAGCTGTTTTTTTGCTTGTTCAAAGGTGGCCGGTGCAGCTTCTTCGGTGCTTTCATTACTTACGTTAGCCGATGAAAGTATTTGCTTTTCAAATTGTTCAATAGCCTTTTCGCCCGTAGCGTTGTCGGCACTTTGTACAATAATCACCAAGTCATCGGCCTCTGCCGCCTCTACATCTTTATTCATTAAAGAGCCTTGCATACGGGTTTTTTTGTTTATCTCGGTGGCCATAAAAGCAAAGGCCTGCTCGATACCCGGTATATCTTTTATCTCTGAAGAGACCCGCATCAGTTTTAAGGAATCTTGATAAAACTTCTTTTTAATTTTTGTGAATATAGCCAAAGCTTTGCTTCTCCTTTGTTTTAAAAATAATATAAAATGCTATCTTTAAATACTAGCATAAATAAGTTAATTTGCAATGGTATTTTTACACAAAAAAATCCGCAAAAATTGTGGCTTTATAACAGTAAAGAGAGTTTAAGTAATTATTTATAACAAATCGTTTAACTTTAAAGCTATATTTAGCTCTAACTTAGTTTTATAGTTGGCTAAATCTATGCCAATAACTTCTTTAGTTATTCTTAACCTATTTATAATGGTGTTAGGATGCACCCTAAGTTTAGCGGCCGTTTGTTTTATGCTTTCTTCTTCTGCAAAAAAGGTTTTTAAGGTTAAATAGATTTCGGTTTTGTTAAGTTCATCATAGTTTTTAATTGAGCCTAACTTTTCTTGGGTAAATTGGCTTTTTAAGTATACATCTTCGGTACTTACAATAGATAACACCTGATAAAGGCCAAGCTCATTAAAGTTAACAATAGGGCCAAAATTAGGTAATTTTTCGGCTACTGCTAAAGTTTGTTTGGCTTGCTGTACAGCTTTATGAATACCTAAAATATCCGGCATAACATTACTTAAGGCTATTTTGCTAAATGGGCATATTTCGCGGTATTGTCGTAAGGTTTTATAAAGATTAGCCTGCTGCCGTTCTTGGTTTAATGATGGTACGATAATAAGCAATAACTCCGATAGTTCGGTTATAATAATTTCTTTTAGGCCTAAGTTTTCTGCTAAGGTATAAATTTTATCGGTTTCTAAATTATAGGCATGGCCTTCTATTTTTGGCAATTTTATTAGGGCAGCTATAAAATTTTCAGGAAGTTTAATAGAGTAGTGTTCGGTAATATCTTGTAATTGAGAGCCTGAGACAATTTTCTTATTTAATATTTCTTTAATAATCCGCGCTTCAGAGCTGCGTTTGGTTTCGCTATCTTTGCGCTGCCGTATTTTTTCTAAAACCGGGCTCAATATTTCAAAAAAAGAAATATCGGCAGGCAACTGTATAATGGGATAACTTAAAGTTTGAGCGGCGGTTATTAATTCTTGGGGTATTTGGTTATCACTCTCTGGGGATATAGCTAAGGCTAAAGCGCCCTTTTTAATAAGATTAGGGATTAACTCGGCTTGCCGTAATTTATCTTTTATTGGGTGCAGGGCAGTAATAATTAAATCGCCGGCTTTAACAAACCGTTCTATATCGGGGGTCGAGATGATATTAACAGAGGTAATTTTTTTATCAATACCCTCTAAGCCGGATACCATAATAGAGCCGGCCATTACAGGAAGCTCGAGCACCTCTTTAACGGTTATGTACATAGCTCTTCCTCCCAAGCGACAGCGGTTTCTTTTAAACCAAATAAGCAGCCTTTAAGTTCGTCTAACCCTGAGCTGGCTCCGTAATGCAGCTTTTTATACAAGGCTTTAGTCAGCTGCCTTTCATTTTTATTAAAGATGGCTAACAAAAAATTTTCGGTGTTAAAGCCCGGCTTATTATTTATAGCATATTTTAAGAAATGCCGGCTTATCTCGCCGGTTTTATGAATATTTTTACTAACTTTTTTTAAAGTTTCGGCTAAAAAAGGCGCTCTTTTATGGTACAACTGCTGTAAAAACCACATACCATAAAGCATACCAGCTAAAAAATCATCACCGGCCGGTGTTAAACCTTCGCCTAAACCGATATATTCTTCAGCCTTAAACAACTTTATACCGGCTGGCCACAGCATTTTACCGCTATCGTGCCTATCTAAGAAACTATTTATTTCGTTGCACTTTAAGATAATTTCTTTATAAGATAATTTATTTATCCCCTCCCAGCCGGTTAAACTTTGCCAAGTAGCTGCTTTATCTATACCTACTACTACAGGTATACTGGTTACATACATCACCTTGGGGGTAAAAACGACTTTGTCGCCTACTTTAGCCAAAGTATTTAAAGGTTTGTCTTTAAAAGCTACCGTGCATACGGCCTCCATAATGTCTATATCTTGGTAAAGCACGGTTAAAAGCTGGCCTTGCGGTAATTTTAGGTTAATAGCCCTTTCAAAAACACTATGCACCACTCCTGCCGAACCTTCTTGGCAGGCCTTAGCAAAATTTGTACCTTTAACTAGAGCATAAAGCATGCAGCCTCCTGTAAAGTTAGGTTATTAACTATTTTACATTATATGCTACAGGAAGACAAGCTAGGGGGCCAAAATATTTTTTTTGCGGATAACTTCTTTTTTTTTACGCGCTGGTCTTAAGCGCTTAGGTTTTTTACGGATATGTACATCGGGTTCTTTTACTTTAAGGCTAATGCCGGCTTCAGCATAAAGCAGGCTAGTGGCATCGGCAATATCGGTGTGCGGTAAGGCGATGGGCCTTAAGGCTAAACGTACCGTTTGTACTACTTCATTAAAGTTATCTTCTTTTAATTCGGTAGTTTGTTTAATATAGTCTTTTAATAAACAAAAAACCATATAAGCCCGGCTTTTATCTTCTTTTAAAGCAAGCTCTTTAAAAAAACTGTGCCGCGCCTTACCTAAACGGGTTAGATAGCTATCGATAGTAGGCAAAAAGTATTTAAGTAAATCGTAGTTGTAAAGCTCGTTTAAAATTTCGGCGGCATGGTTATTGGCTAATATCTTAAGCAGCTCTTCGCCAAGCCGCGAGTGCGAGCAATTTTTTAACAGCATAGCCTGCTCTTTAATAAGGTCGCGCAGTTTAGAACTAATTTTGCTGCCGGTAATAACACTGTATTTTACGGCACGCAACATACGCACCGGGTCTTCTCTAAAGATGCTTTCCAGCGGTAAAATGGGTTCGATAAGCCGTTTTTTTATGTCGCGCATAGCGCTATGAAAATCGATTAATTTTTCAGCAACCGGGTCGTAGTAAAGGGCGTTAAGGGTAAAATCACGCCGGGTAACATCTTCATCAAAGCTGCCGTAAACATTACGTTCGTGGCCGCCGGCCCTAAAGGTGGCTACTTCAAAAATTTTGCCGTTTATCACGACATGCACTAGCTTAAAACGTTTGCCAATAATACGGGCATATTTAAACAGCTTTTTAACTTGCTGCGGGTGGGCAGAGGTTACAATATCAAAATCTTTAGGGGTTATATCGCATAGTAAATCGCGGATAGCACCGCCTACAATGTAACTTTCGTAACCGGCTGTCTGCAAAATTTTACAAATTTCTACAGCATCACTATCAAAGCTGGCTTTGTTTAAATTATGTTCTGTTTGCGTATAAACATTAGCTTGTTTTATTAATTTACCATTATCATCTTTTTTGTATCTTGTTAGCACTTGTAAACCATATAATCTTTTTTAAAACTTCATTCATTTTACTTAAAAATTAAGCAAAGTCAATAGGGCCTGCTAAATAAATAATTCATTAAAAAATAAACCTCTTATTAAGATATAGATAATTTGCTGCTAATTGATAAAAGGCATTAAGCTACCCTTGCTTTTTACCGGCAAAAAAGCCTATAATATAAAAAAGATAATATTTTAAAGTATAAAGAACAAAAAGGAAACTAAAAAATGAAAAAAACTAAAATTGTTGCTACTATTGGCCCAGCCAGTGAGAATATCGATATTATGCGCGAAATGATTAAAGCCGGTATGAATGTAGCTAGGTTAAATTTTTCGCACGGCGATTATGCCGAGCAAGGGGCGCGCTTTAGCACTGTTCGCCAGCTTAGCAAAGAACTTAACCGTCCTATAGCTATTTTGCTTGATACTAAAGGGCCCGAAATACGCACCGGGAAATTTAAAGATGGAGTTATTACCATTGATGGCGACAACAAAAAGGTTATTTTAAAAGAAGGGCAAAGCTTTACTTTTTATAGCGAAGATAAACTAGGCGACCTAACCGGCTGTAGCGTTAGTTTTAAAGATTTACATAAAGCCGTAAAAGTAGGCAGCAATATTAAGGCTAACGATGGCTTAGTAAGCTTTACAGTTACCGCTATTAATGGCACTAATGTAGAATGTAAGGTTGATAACGATGGTTATATTGGCAACAATAAAAATATGAACTTACCCGGTATTGCTACCTCTATCCCTTTTTTAAGCGAAAAAGATAAAGAAGATATTCATTTTGGTATGGAGCAAGGCATGGATTATATTGCCGCCAGCTTTACCCGTACCGCCGCTGACATTCAAATTATTAGAGATATATTTAAAGCCGGCGGTAAAGAGCACATTAAAATTATTGCTAAAATAGAAAACCACGAGGGGCTTGACAATTTACCGGCCATTATAGAGGCCGCCGATGGTGTGATGGTGGCACGCGGCGACTTAGGAGTAGAGATACCCCAAGAAGACGTACCCGTTGCCCAACGCCGCATGATTAAAGAGTGCTTAAGCGCCGGTAAAATAGTTATTGTAGCAACCCAAATGTTACAAACTATGGAGAGTAATCCTCGCCCAACTCGTGCCGAGGTAAGCGATGTGGCCAATGCCGTATGGCTTGGGGCAACAGCTACGATGCTTTCGGGCGAATCGGCACAGGGGAAATATCCCGTAGAAAGTGTAAAAACTATGTCCGAAATAGCAGAGCGGGCTGAAAAATCGATTAATTACTGGGAAGAATTTTTTAGAGGCATTAAAATTAAAGAACCGCTATTGCAATCTAGCGCCGTTGGCCGTGCCGCCTGCGATTTAGCTGCCAGTTTAAATGCCAAAGCCATTTTAGTGCTTACTTACAGTGGTTATACAGCCCGCGAAGTAGCCCGCTTTAGACCGGCTTGCCCCATTATTGCCGAAACTCCTAAAGAAGAGGTTAAAAACCAGTTGGCTCTTTATTGGGGAGTAGAGGCATTTGTAGGTATTAAACAAGATGATGTTAAAGCCAGTATAAATAATGCTATCGAATTGGCCGTAAAAAATGGTTACATAGCGTTGGGCGATTTAATTATTATTACTTCAGGTTTTCCTGCCGGTAAAACGAACCATACTAACCTTATTAAAGTGCATAAAGTTGGTGATGAAGTTTTATAGCAGCGTTAACCCTGCTTAATTAAGAAGTAAAAATTAAAAGATTAGGAAAAAAAGATATAAATGGATAAAAAAGTAGCCCTTATCACCGGTGCTAATAGCGGTATTGGTTTAGCTACCGCCGTAGAATTAGCTAAACAGGGTATATACGTAGTGTTAATGTGCCGTGATAAAACACGCGGCGAAAAGGCCTTAGCGTATGTACTAGCTCAAAGTGGTGGTGAGGCTACTTTAATGTTGGCCGATTTAGCCGACCTAGCCGGTATAAAAGCCTTTGCCGATGAATTTAAAACCAAATTTACTCGCCTTGATATTTTAATTAACAATGCCGGTCTTATCACCAAAGAGCGTAAGTTTAGCAAACAGGGCCACGAGCTGCAATTTGCCGTTAATCACTTAGGTCATTTTTTACTAACAAAATTATTACAGCCCCTCCTAAAAGACACGAGCGGTTCACGTATCGTGGTGGTATCCTCGATGGCGCACCGTTATGGTTATCTTGATTTAACCGATTTAGAGTTAGAGAAGGGTTATAAAAGTATGGCGGCCTACGGCCGTAGTAAATTGTGCAACATCTTATTTACCATCGAATTAGCTAAACAATTAAAAGATACCACTACTACCGTAAATTGCCTGCACCCCGGCGTGGTAAGTACGCAGTTACTGGGTAATATCGCCGGCGGCACAGATGGTCATAAGGCCAGCCCTATTAAATTTTTGTTAAATTTAATATTTTTAAGCCCTTTAAAAGGGGCGGCTACCACTATTTACCTTGCCACTAGCTCTGAGGTGGCTGCGGTAAGCGGCCTATACTTTGATAAATGCAAACCTAAAAAAACTACCGGTAAACAAGCCGGCGATGAGCAGCTGGCTGCCGATTTATGGCAGGTGAGTGAAAAATTGGTGGAAAGTTATTGATAATTTATAGCTGATAATTAAGCAAACGGTTGTTGTAACAAGTTGTCTTTAATTATCGGTTGTTAGTTTTCAACTAAAAACCACCCCGCAGGGTGGTTTTTTATCCGCCCCCAGCGCGACTCGAACGCACGACCTATTGCTTAGAAGGCAATTGCTCTATCCAGCTGAGCTATAGGGGCTAGTGGTAGTAATTTAGCACAGTTTACAGGTTTTGACAAGAGGCAGTTCGTTTGCTAATAAGCGTTAATATTAGGGTTTAGCCGTGTAGTGCTATTAAAGCCTATAATATTTTGAGTAGTTACTCCGCTCTCGGCTATCCAAAGAGCAGTTAATAGGGTAAGCCCGCTTATATCTAAAACCGTTAATCTGTTGTTGTTTAAATTCAAATATCTTAAATTGGTAAGCCTGCTTACATCAATATGAGTTAACCTGTTATTATTGGCACGAAGTGTAGCTAATTGAGTAAGGTTACCTACCTCAAGTGTAGTAAACCTGTTGTCGGATACATTAAGCCAAGTTAAATTAACAAGCCTGCTTAAATCTAGGTTGGCTAAATTGTTATGGCTTACATGAAGGCCGGTTAAACGAGTATTATTACTTAAATCTAAACTAGCTATTCTATTTCTATCTACACTAAGGTAATCTAAATTAATAAGGTTTCTGGTATTAAGTCCGGTTAATTGGTTACCACCTGCCCAGAGGGTAGTTAAACGGGTTAATCTGCTTACATCAAGGGTAGATAAGCGGTTACCATTTATTCCAAGCCTAACAAGCCCAGTAAGATTATTAACGTTTATATGGTTTAATCGGTTACTACTTGCATGAAGTTCGGTTAAATTGATAAGATTATTGACCTCTAAGGTTGTTAGCCTGTTACCCACCACATTAAGAAAAGTTAAATTAGTAAGAGAGTTTATATTAATGTGAGTTAATTGATTATTCATAACATTAAGGTTTGTTAAGTTGGTAAGGGTGTTTATATTAAGGCTGGTAAGGTCATTAAAACTAAAATCAAGAGCAGTAAGGCCTGTTAAATATTCTATACCGGCGGCATTGCTAATTTTTTCACCGGTAAACCGTCTTATTGCTCCGTCTCTTATGCTTTGTCTGGCTGTAAATTCGCCGGTAATACCAGCCAGTGCATTACTTAAAGCTTGACCAGTTAAAGCGGCGCTTCGTCCTAATCTTTCGGTTACACTTGCACGCAAAGATTCATCGGGAAATAAGCTTTCTAAAGTAGCATTAGTCGGCACCGGCAACCCTTGCCCATAAGTGCCATTTAAACCCACTAACATTAAGATTAATTTAACTATAAATGCCTTTTTCATTATGCCGCTCCGTACCACAAAATAGCATATTTTTGTAATTTATGAAAGCGAGTAGTTTCATTGTTTTTAGTTGCGGCTTGATACGTTTAATGTTTTGCTAATTATTCATTTATAAATACCACATATTTTTACTAAATTACTTAGATACCTTACGGCCTTCTTGTAATGGCATAGGCATCCCTTATCCACTTTCCACTCTTAAATAATATATTAATATAAATATATTTATCATTATTTATGTTTAATAGCAATTTATAAAATTTTTCATTTTTTATAACAATTTTCGATTTGTATTATAAATAGTAAATAATCAATAAAACTTTAAAATGATGGTGTTATAATACTTTTTTGTTATAAAGGGTTATTTTCTTGTAATTCATTATGTTGTAAGTACTTGTATTGACATAAATTGAATTATAGTTTAGGCTTAAGCAAAGTTTAATGCAAATGATAAAGGAGAGATAAAAATGAAGAAATGGTCAAAATTTTTGGTGCTTTTATTAGCTATTTTTGCCCTTGCTGCGTGTGGCGGTGGAAAGAGCAGTGGCGATAACACTGATATTACTCCCCCTGTTAGTGGTACATGGTGGGAGAATGCCGATTTTACCAACCATAGTAGTGCTAATGCTATTAGGTTTAGGAATGATACCGACGAAGATGTTTGGGTTTTTATTAACAGTGTGGCTCAAAATAACCTTATTGGTGGGGTAAGGGCCGGCGACCAAAACGCGGGTTTAATTGCCAATTTACCAACCAACCCAAGCGCTTTTCCATTGGTTTTTGTTACACGCGGCCAGCTACAAGAAAATGGTAGTAACTTAGCGGCTATTAATGCCCGCCCGTTTGGTAGGGTGCATGGCTTTTTTAACCCTAATAGCGACCCAACCGCTCCGCGCGAGGTTTATACTATTAGCGGCCATTTAGGTGGCAGCCACCGTTTAATGATTACCGACCCGGACAGCCGTAATGTTGAGGTGCGTGTAGGAGGTAGAGGCGGGCCAACCTTAGGTTATTTAAGCAGTAACATGAACAGTGTTACTTTGCATGTAGAGCCCGGCGACTACGACCTTTTCCCGGTAATTCGTATTTTTAATAGTGTACTGGGCCGTTTAAACACCATTCATCCTATTAGCCCCATTACCGGTAACTCGTTGTTTCAATCTATTAACATTAGTAACGCTAACAATCTTTACACTTTTGATGCTCGTAATTTGCTTGCTCTTATGGACGATAGCAATATAACTAGCGGAGTGGCTTGGCTGTATATTAATAATACCAGTGCCGGTGCAGTGCAAATAATTGATGGTCAGCAAGTTGTAATAGATTCTGTGGGTAATAGGTTAATTAATGCTAACCAAACCCGTACCTTCCATGTAGATATGACATCGGGTGCTGGCGGTAACGATTTTCTTCCAAGTCGGGCTGTAACTTACCGCATAGGGCCAACAGGGCAAGAAGTGCCAATAGAATTTATTGATGCGACTGGTTTGACGCATTTAGAGGGTACGCCAATACCGTTGGATAGAGACTATATGTATACCGTAAGGGTTACAGGTAACCATAACCTTGGTACCTTAAGGGCAGTAATTGATTTAAGAGAGATTCCTGCGCGCCGCATTACTTTAGCGGATTTACAACAGTAGTTAAATTTTTACTAAAAATAAACAGTTGGTAGTTTAGTTAAACTACCAACTGTTAGCTGTAATGGTAGGTGTGATGAAAATAAAAAAAATATTAACAATAATTTTAATGTTAGTTTTAGTGATAGTTCTTACTGCTTGTTCCGACAAAAGCAGTACTGATGACGGCACCGGTGATAATGGCGCCGGCGGCACACAAGTGGCGCAGCTTATTATTGATAACAGGCAAAACCCTATTCCCGTTAGTATATATTCTTCGTGGGATAGAATTGCCGAAAACCGCCTTATTAACCAGCTAGAGGGCGGCAGGCAATCGGCAACCATTAGTTTTGGAGCCTTTCCACAGGGTTTTGTTTTTTACCCCACCTATTTTGTGCGCATAGATGGCCACACTTTTG
The nucleotide sequence above comes from Spirochaetaceae bacterium. Encoded proteins:
- a CDS encoding DUF2877 domain-containing protein, producing the protein MLYALVKGTNFAKACQEGSAGVVHSVFERAINLKLPQGQLLTVLYQDIDIMEAVCTVAFKDKPLNTLAKVGDKVVFTPKVMYVTSIPVVVGIDKAATWQSLTGWEGINKLSYKEIILKCNEINSFLDRHDSGKMLWPAGIKLFKAEEYIGLGEGLTPAGDDFLAGMLYGMWFLQQLYHKRAPFLAETLKKVSKNIHKTGEISRHFLKYAINNKPGFNTENFLLAIFNKNERQLTKALYKKLHYGASSGLDELKGCLFGLKETAVAWEEELCT
- the pcnB gene encoding polynucleotide adenylyltransferase PcnB — protein: MLTRYKKDDNGKLIKQANVYTQTEHNLNKASFDSDAVEICKILQTAGYESYIVGGAIRDLLCDITPKDFDIVTSAHPQQVKKLFKYARIIGKRFKLVHVVINGKIFEVATFRAGGHERNVYGSFDEDVTRRDFTLNALYYDPVAEKLIDFHSAMRDIKKRLIEPILPLESIFREDPVRMLRAVKYSVITGSKISSKLRDLIKEQAMLLKNCSHSRLGEELLKILANNHAAEILNELYNYDLLKYFLPTIDSYLTRLGKARHSFFKELALKEDKSRAYMVFCLLKDYIKQTTELKEDNFNEVVQTVRLALRPIALPHTDIADATSLLYAEAGISLKVKEPDVHIRKKPKRLRPARKKKEVIRKKNILAP
- a CDS encoding DUF1116 domain-containing protein translates to MANNLLNEKLKVINAGLEIFAQELQKNDVEVVQLDWRPPAGGKTEINDKLKLVLQKKDLIDAANAKALAKVLAAQPTWTDVGFAKDVIPGFTDNTIAHAGPPVTWEKMCGPMQGAVIGALIYEGKATNEEEARKVAPSMNFVPCHHLNAVGPMTGVFSANMPVIVITNIENGNIAYSPFNSEGKGKPFSFGAFGEDTQENLRFLRDVMLPTMKKALQVRGEGINLRTIIAQALHMGDDCHNRLIAATGQLWKTLMPELAKANTPYDVLIKLSYTMLHNNWYFLNFAMAASKATMDAAKGIEHSTLVTVMARNGTEVGIQTSGTGDQWFTVKAPMVRGKYFPGYTEEDANPDMGDSAITETAGIGAFAMAAALPMTQLVGGTVQDAIKFTQDMAKITLGESQSYTIPTLNFIGSPTGIDVLKVLETGIEPIINTGIAHKIAGHGIVGAGLVNMPLEVFEKALLAIK
- the fdrA gene encoding acyl-CoA synthetase FdrA, with translation MAIFTKIKKKFYQDSLKLMRVSSEIKDIPGIEQAFAFMATEINKKTRMQGSLMNKDVEAAEADDLVIIVQSADNATGEKAIEQFEKQILSSANVSNESTEEAAPATFEQAKKQLDANLAIISVPGTYAAVQTLNALSQGLNVMLFSDNVLLEDEIAIKDYAISKDLLVMGPDCGTAIIGGVPLCFANHINKGDIGVIGASGTGTQEFTVLLDNFSAGITHAIGTGGRDLSKEVAARTTLAALKLMEKDEATKVIAIISKPPAQEVAQKVIEAVKTAKKPAVLAFLGEKSQKIADNIYVAGTIEEAAAKALALSQVSKADEAIHLYQRESREDILGHITKLEAGQKAIKGLFTGGTLASEAKHILKGLKAEILDLGDDEYTRGALHPMIDPTNRKAFIEEAFVNDDVAVILCDVVLGYGSHEDPAGELAKAVASAKGKIKNHKIVIASVTGTENDPQVKSGQVKKLEEVGIFVLPSNQYAAELSLQIINKINGGA
- a CDS encoding PucR family transcriptional regulator ligand-binding domain-containing protein; protein product: MYITVKEVLELPVMAGSIMVSGLEGIDKKITSVNIISTPDIERFVKAGDLIITALHPIKDKLRQAELIPNLIKKGALALAISPESDNQIPQELITAAQTLSYPIIQLPADISFFEILSPVLEKIRQRKDSETKRSSEARIIKEILNKKIVSGSQLQDITEHYSIKLPENFIAALIKLPKIEGHAYNLETDKIYTLAENLGLKEIIITELSELLLIIVPSLNQERQQANLYKTLRQYREICPFSKIALSNVMPDILGIHKAVQQAKQTLAVAEKLPNFGPIVNFNELGLYQVLSIVSTEDVYLKSQFTQEKLGSIKNYDELNKTEIYLTLKTFFAEEESIKQTAAKLRVHPNTIINRLRITKEVIGIDLANYKTKLELNIALKLNDLL
- the pyk gene encoding pyruvate kinase — protein: MKKTKIVATIGPASENIDIMREMIKAGMNVARLNFSHGDYAEQGARFSTVRQLSKELNRPIAILLDTKGPEIRTGKFKDGVITIDGDNKKVILKEGQSFTFYSEDKLGDLTGCSVSFKDLHKAVKVGSNIKANDGLVSFTVTAINGTNVECKVDNDGYIGNNKNMNLPGIATSIPFLSEKDKEDIHFGMEQGMDYIAASFTRTAADIQIIRDIFKAGGKEHIKIIAKIENHEGLDNLPAIIEAADGVMVARGDLGVEIPQEDVPVAQRRMIKECLSAGKIVIVATQMLQTMESNPRPTRAEVSDVANAVWLGATATMLSGESAQGKYPVESVKTMSEIAERAEKSINYWEEFFRGIKIKEPLLQSSAVGRAACDLAASLNAKAILVLTYSGYTAREVARFRPACPIIAETPKEEVKNQLALYWGVEAFVGIKQDDVKASINNAIELAVKNGYIALGDLIIITSGFPAGKTNHTNLIKVHKVGDEVL